The Deinobacterium chartae DNA window TGGGGCGTATCGGAGGTTTGGGCGGTGGCGGGACCGATCAGCAGCGGAAGCAGGGTCAGGTAGCGCAGGGATCGAAACATGACGTCTCCATAGGCCAAGAACTTGTAATGAACATCCTTACCTTAGCAGGGTCGGATGAGCTTCCGCGTAACCTTCACCTCAAGAGCCGTACACCACAAACCGCCTCGAGGAAAATTCGTTCACGCGGGGCCTGCCCGGATTTCGGATGTCTTGAAATTGCGGGGCACTCCGGTGCGCGGCGTTATATGCTCGGGCATTCTAGCCGCCCCATGGCCCGCAGGACCCGGCGGTTCCAGAGGACAGCCTCCTCGAGGAGTCGACACATGCAGTCAAACGCTTTACTTATCCTTCGCCGCCTTCCGGGCTATCCCAGGCTTTCACTCTCGGTGCTGCTGCTGGGCTTTGCTACCTCGTTCGCCGGACCGTACATCACCCTGTTTGGCGCAAACGAGGCGGGCATGTCTCCGTTCGCGCTGGGACTGTTCATGACCCTGATGTCGGTCAGCAGCATCATCATCAGCCACCAGCTGGGACGCTGGTCCGACCGGCTCAGCAGCCGCAGGCCTCTGGTGCTGCTGAGCGCCCTGGCCGGTGCTCTGGGTTACCTGCTGCTGTGCACGACCCACAACTACCTGCTGCTCACCCTGATCGCCTGCCTGTTTTTGGGCACCGGTGCCGCTGCTTTTCCGCAGCTGTTCGCTTACGCCAAGGCTCAGTTGGGCAGCGCGCAGCCGCAGGTGGCCGAGCACGCCATCACCACCTTGCGCTCGGTCTTCTCGCTGGCCTGGGTGATCGGACCCGCAGTGGGGGCCGCGCTCCTGGCCTGGGGCAACTTCGTGGGCCTGTTCGTGGGAACGGCCCTCACCTACCTGCTGGCGATGCTGCCGGTTTTCTTGTCCTCCTCGAGGGGGCGCGCGGCGGCGAACGCGGTGCCTTCGGGCGGGGCGGTCCTCGCCCAGCCCGCTCCGACCCGCCCGGTGATGCTGATCGCCCTGAGCTTCGTGCTGTACGGCATGTCGAACTCAATGGCCGCCCTGTCGCTGCCGCTGTTCGTGACCGGCACGCTGGGGGGAACCAACGGGGACGTCGGTTTTCTGATCGGGCTGTGCGCCCTGCTGGAAATCCCGGTGATGCTCAGCTTCGTGCTGCTGCCGCGCCGCTTTACCTACGAGCGGGTGATCTTGTTCGGGCTGGCCCTGTTCACCCTCTACCCCCTGCTGGTGTTCTTCTCGCAGTCGATGTGGATGCTGGCCCTCTCCCAGGCGGTGCGCGCGGTCGTGATCGCCATCACCGCCTGCTTGGGCATGGCCTACTTTCAGGAACTGATGCCCGGACGCATCGGGGCCGCGACCACCCTGTTCGCCAACACCACCAGCGCGGGGTCGATGCTGGCCGGCATCGTCTCCGGGTCGCTCGCCCAGGCTTTTGGTTATCAGGGGGTATTCCTGGGCTGCGCCGTGCTGGCCCTGGTTGCCTTTGTCCTGCTGTTCGTCATTCGCGCTCCCCGGGGCGGGTCGCCGACGTCCTGACCCGCCGCAGCGCCGGAGCGCTCGGCGCTGCCTCGAGGTCAGACCTCAGGCGTTCGCGCGGGACGCGAGCGACCGGGTCTCTGCCTCCGGTTCGGAAACGGCGGGCAGCTGCAGTTCGGCACTCAGGCCGCCCGTTGTGGCCTTGTCCAGCCGCAACTGGCCACCGTGCTGCTCGGCCACGGCGCTCGCCAGGGCCAGCCCCAGTCCGGCACCTTCGCTGCCCTGTAGCCCCAGCCCGCGCTGAAAGGGCTGCAGCAGCCGTTCGCGGTCCGCTGCGGGAATACCCGGACCGTCATCCTCGACCCGCAGCACCGCCACCGCTCCCTCGAGGCGGGTGCAGATCCGGATGTGCCCCCCGCGACGCCCGTAGCGCACCGCGTTTTGCAGCAGGTTCGAGGCGGCCAGGGTCAGGGCGGTGCCGTCGCCCAGGGTGGGTGCCGAGCCCAGGTCCGGCTCCAGGCGCATTTCGCGCTCGGTGGCGGCCATCAGGTGCAGTTCGCTGACCTCGAGGGCCACGTCGGCCAGGTCCACCGCTTCGCGCCGCGCCGGACCGCCCGCGCGGGCCAGCGCCATCAGGCGGTCGGCGAGGTGCGCGAGTTCATCGCTGACGTCGCGCACCTCGCGCAGCGCGTCCTGGTACTGGGCCGGGTCGCGTTCGCGCTCGAGGGCGAGGCTCGCGCGGGCACGAATGACCGCCAGAGGAGTGCGCAGCTCGTGCGCCGCGGCCAGCGCGAAAGCCCGCTCGCGCTCGATCAGGCTGCCCAGGCGGTCGAGCATGGCGTTGATGGTTCCGGTCAGGCGCGCCATCTCGTCGCGGCCCGGTGAGAGCGGGACGCGTTCGGCGTAGCGGCCCGACGCGGCAATGCGCCCGGCCAGCCGGGTGACCGCGTCCACCGGGCGCAGCGCACGGTCGGCCAGGAAGTAGCCGCCCAGCAGGCCCAGCAGCAGCACCGCCGGTGCCACGATCCAGAAGATCCGGGTGACTCCCTCGAGGCTGCGCAGCAGTTCGGCCTCCGAGCGGTAGCCGCGAATCCAGGTGCCGTCGGGCAGCCGGACGGTCAAGACGCGGTATCCGCCGGTACGGGTAAAGCCCTCGCGCAGTGGGAGGCGCAGCGGTGGGGTGCCGGCCAGCACCTTGCCCGAGGGATCGAAGGTGACCAGCAGGGCCGCGTCGGGCGGCAGGGGACGTGCCGGCACGAGGCGGGTGATCGG harbors:
- a CDS encoding sensor histidine kinase; its protein translation is MSVRWRLALLACVLSGAMIIATFLALFFAVRNTLTGTLDASLRGAVSRRVDDVLRRDRPRGPVVIQRHLNPPITRLVPARPLPPDAALLVTFDPSGKVLAGTPPLRLPLREGFTRTGGYRVLTVRLPDGTWIRGYRSEAELLRSLEGVTRIFWIVAPAVLLLGLLGGYFLADRALRPVDAVTRLAGRIAASGRYAERVPLSPGRDEMARLTGTINAMLDRLGSLIERERAFALAAAHELRTPLAVIRARASLALERERDPAQYQDALREVRDVSDELAHLADRLMALARAGGPARREAVDLADVALEVSELHLMAATEREMRLEPDLGSAPTLGDGTALTLAASNLLQNAVRYGRRGGHIRICTRLEGAVAVLRVEDDGPGIPAADRERLLQPFQRGLGLQGSEGAGLGLALASAVAEQHGGQLRLDKATTGGLSAELQLPAVSEPEAETRSLASRANA
- a CDS encoding sugar efflux transporter — its product is MQSNALLILRRLPGYPRLSLSVLLLGFATSFAGPYITLFGANEAGMSPFALGLFMTLMSVSSIIISHQLGRWSDRLSSRRPLVLLSALAGALGYLLLCTTHNYLLLTLIACLFLGTGAAAFPQLFAYAKAQLGSAQPQVAEHAITTLRSVFSLAWVIGPAVGAALLAWGNFVGLFVGTALTYLLAMLPVFLSSSRGRAAANAVPSGGAVLAQPAPTRPVMLIALSFVLYGMSNSMAALSLPLFVTGTLGGTNGDVGFLIGLCALLEIPVMLSFVLLPRRFTYERVILFGLALFTLYPLLVFFSQSMWMLALSQAVRAVVIAITACLGMAYFQELMPGRIGAATTLFANTTSAGSMLAGIVSGSLAQAFGYQGVFLGCAVLALVAFVLLFVIRAPRGGSPTS